A single region of the Geobacillus subterraneus genome encodes:
- a CDS encoding tryptophan transporter: MNVRTLVSMALLVGIGAVLHAVIPGLFAGMKPDMMLAMMFLAILLFPSAKAAGLVGVATGLISAMTTTFPGGQLPNVIDKIITAFVVFALVTLLKKYSQTVVGAAVLTAVGTVISGAVFLTAALLLVGLPGGTAFSALFVTVVLPAAALNTVAMVIVYPIVASIFRRMNVTAHV, translated from the coding sequence ATGAATGTGAGAACATTAGTATCGATGGCGCTGTTAGTCGGAATTGGAGCTGTGTTGCACGCGGTCATTCCCGGGCTGTTTGCCGGCATGAAGCCGGATATGATGCTGGCGATGATGTTTTTGGCGATTTTGTTGTTTCCAAGCGCCAAAGCGGCCGGCCTTGTCGGTGTCGCCACCGGCTTGATTTCCGCCATGACGACGACGTTCCCAGGCGGTCAGCTGCCTAATGTAATCGATAAAATCATCACTGCCTTTGTTGTGTTTGCCCTAGTGACCTTGCTGAAAAAATATAGCCAAACAGTTGTCGGGGCCGCGGTGTTGACGGCTGTCGGCACCGTCATCTCCGGCGCGGTATTTTTGACGGCGGCGCTCCTGCTCGTCGGGTTGCCGGGCGGAACGGCGTTTTCGGCGCTGTTTGTCACCGTTGTGCTGCCAGCCGCGGCATTGAACACAGTAGCGATGGTCATCGTCTATCCGATCGTGGCATCGATTTTCCGGCGGATGAACGTGACAGCGCACGTGTAA
- the serC gene encoding 3-phosphoserine/phosphohydroxythreonine transaminase — MKRAYNFNAGPSALPLPVLERAQKELLNFQGTGMSVMELSHRSKEYDTVHRAAQERLKRLLNVPDDYDVLFLQGGASLQFSMVPMNFLTEGKIGCYILTGAWSEKALKEAQKVGLTTVVASSKEANYTHIPALDDVKWPKDAAYVHITSNNTIFGTQWQEFPDVPADLIADMSSDILSRPFDVGKFALIYAGAQKNLGPSGVTVVILRNDLLERIPDGLPTMLDYRTHQKSNSLYNTPPTFAIYMLSLVLEWVEEQGGVTAIEARNRQKAAVLYEAIDESGGFYRPHAEKGSRSLMNVTFTLPSEELTKAFLVEAKERGFIGLGGHRSVGGCRASIYNAVPLEACEALASFMNDFRRRFA, encoded by the coding sequence ATGAAACGCGCGTACAATTTCAATGCCGGCCCGTCGGCGTTGCCGCTGCCGGTGCTCGAACGGGCGCAAAAGGAGCTGCTCAATTTTCAGGGCACCGGCATGTCGGTGATGGAATTAAGCCACCGGAGCAAAGAGTATGATACCGTCCATCGTGCGGCGCAAGAGCGGCTCAAACGGCTCCTCAACGTACCGGATGACTATGATGTTTTGTTTTTGCAAGGCGGGGCGAGTCTGCAATTTTCGATGGTGCCGATGAATTTCCTCACCGAAGGGAAAATCGGCTGCTACATTTTAACCGGCGCATGGTCGGAAAAAGCGCTGAAAGAAGCACAAAAAGTCGGCTTGACAACAGTCGTCGCGTCAAGCAAAGAGGCGAACTACACGCATATTCCGGCGTTGGACGACGTGAAATGGCCAAAGGATGCTGCCTACGTCCATATTACGTCCAACAACACGATTTTCGGCACGCAATGGCAGGAGTTCCCGGATGTGCCGGCTGATCTTATCGCTGATATGTCAAGCGACATTTTGAGTCGGCCGTTTGATGTCGGCAAGTTTGCCTTGATTTACGCCGGGGCGCAAAAAAATCTTGGCCCGTCGGGGGTCACGGTCGTCATCCTCCGCAACGATTTGCTTGAACGCATTCCGGACGGGCTGCCGACGATGCTCGACTACCGGACGCACCAAAAAAGCAATTCGCTATACAACACACCGCCGACGTTTGCGATTTATATGTTGTCGCTCGTGCTCGAATGGGTTGAAGAACAGGGCGGCGTGACGGCGATCGAAGCGCGCAACCGGCAAAAAGCGGCCGTGCTGTATGAGGCCATTGACGAAAGCGGCGGCTTTTACAGACCACATGCAGAAAAAGGAAGCCGCTCGCTCATGAACGTCACGTTCACGCTGCCGAGCGAAGAACTGACGAAGGCGTTCCTTGTTGAGGCGAAAGAGCGGGGCTTTATCGGGCTCGGTGGACATCGGTCGGTCGGCGGCTGCCGGGCGTCGATTTACAACGCGGTGCCGCTTGAGGCGTGCGAGGCGCTCGCATCGTTTATGAACGACTTCCGCCGTCGTTTTGCCTGA
- a CDS encoding sporulation YhaL family protein, translating into MLSLPWWIYLVVAGIIFSGYMTVKTAAREREIDEVFIEKEGEIYMERIRQERERRKQAKPL; encoded by the coding sequence ATGCTTAGCTTGCCGTGGTGGATTTACTTAGTTGTTGCCGGCATTATTTTCAGCGGCTATATGACCGTGAAAACAGCGGCGCGGGAGCGGGAAATCGATGAGGTGTTCATTGAAAAAGAAGGGGAAATTTATATGGAGCGCATCCGCCAAGAGCGAGAACGGCGAAAGCAGGCGAAGCCCTTGTAA
- the yhaM gene encoding 3'-5' exoribonuclease YhaM, translating into MAKGIIHYEVGEQVDLFLLIKSATKGIASNGKPFLTLILQDKSGDIEAKLWDVSPDDEERYAPECIVKVVGDIHNYRGKLQLRIRSIRPAHPSEAVRVDDFLETAPLTREEMKAKVMDYIFSMENPNIQRITRYLLKKYEKPFFEYPAATKNHHEFISGLAYHVVSMLELAEALVRLYPSLNKDLLYAGIILHDLGKVIELSGPVSAVYTLEGNLLGHISIMVSEISKAAEQLSIQGEEVVILQHLVLSHHGKAEWGSPKPPLVKEAEVLHYIDNLDAKMNMIDRALEKVKPGEFTERIFALDNRSFYKPAFLAVSAPKKAGNEK; encoded by the coding sequence GTGGCGAAAGGCATCATCCATTATGAGGTTGGGGAACAAGTTGATCTCTTTTTGCTCATCAAATCCGCAACGAAAGGCATTGCCAGCAACGGCAAGCCGTTTTTAACATTAATTTTACAAGATAAAAGCGGCGACATTGAAGCAAAGCTGTGGGATGTGTCTCCTGACGATGAGGAACGGTACGCGCCGGAATGCATTGTCAAAGTGGTCGGTGATATTCATAATTACCGCGGCAAACTGCAGCTTCGCATCCGCTCGATCCGCCCCGCCCATCCGAGCGAAGCGGTGCGTGTTGATGATTTTTTAGAGACTGCTCCGCTTACTCGTGAGGAAATGAAGGCGAAAGTGATGGATTACATATTTTCCATGGAAAATCCAAACATTCAGCGCATTACGCGTTATTTGCTGAAGAAATATGAAAAGCCGTTTTTTGAGTATCCAGCGGCGACGAAAAACCATCATGAGTTTATTTCTGGACTGGCGTATCACGTCGTCTCGATGCTCGAACTTGCTGAGGCGCTTGTCCGTTTGTATCCGTCGCTCAATAAAGACTTGCTTTATGCCGGCATTATTTTGCATGACCTTGGCAAAGTGATCGAACTGTCCGGCCCAGTATCGGCGGTGTATACGCTTGAAGGCAATTTGCTCGGTCATATTTCAATCATGGTCAGCGAAATTAGCAAGGCGGCCGAGCAGCTCAGCATTCAAGGTGAAGAAGTCGTCATTTTGCAGCATCTCGTTCTGTCGCACCATGGCAAAGCGGAGTGGGGCAGCCCGAAGCCGCCGCTTGTCAAAGAGGCGGAAGTGCTTCATTATATTGATAATTTGGATGCGAAAATGAATATGATCGACCGCGCGCTGGAAAAGGTGAAGCCGGGTGAGTTCACGGAACGCATTTTTGCCCTTGACAACCGTTCATTTTACAAGCCGGCGTTTTTGGCTGTTTCAGCACCAAAGAAAGCGGGTAATGAAAAATAG
- a CDS encoding ABC transporter permease, translated as MNKFFLVAVHTYQTKLKAKAFLVTTAITCLLIIGVANIQPIIEFFTGDEKPHVAVIDRTGSLYGPLAKQANHNQIALTKITDMENEAKEAVKEGKWDGLLVLSMDAEGLPAAVYYANTIVDNQTPEVLERALSQLKTALSAAKLGLTDEQMAELSKPVPFQKVALEKNAKTEEELNEARSLVYVLLFAMYMFVLMYGGMIATEVATEKSSRVMEILVSSVPPVQQLFGKIIGVALVSLTQFFVFFAVAFAALKTSGQEVWRFLGLDHLPASIFVYALVFFLLGYLLYAVLFAVLGSLVSRVEDVQPAITPVMMLVVAAFMIAMFGLNAPESAFVTGASFVPFFAPMLMFLRIGLVSVPGWEVALCLALLAATIALLIYFGAKVYRGGVLMYGRMNIFKDIKQAIQLTKK; from the coding sequence ATGAATAAGTTTTTCCTTGTGGCGGTACATACGTATCAGACGAAGCTGAAGGCGAAAGCATTTTTGGTGACCACTGCCATCACTTGCCTGTTGATCATCGGGGTGGCCAACATTCAGCCGATCATTGAGTTTTTCACCGGTGATGAAAAGCCTCATGTCGCGGTCATTGACCGCACGGGATCTTTGTACGGTCCGCTTGCGAAGCAGGCAAACCATAATCAAATCGCGTTGACGAAAATTACGGATATGGAAAACGAAGCGAAAGAAGCGGTCAAAGAAGGCAAATGGGACGGATTGCTCGTCTTGTCGATGGATGCGGAAGGATTGCCGGCAGCGGTGTATTATGCCAATACGATTGTGGACAATCAGACGCCTGAGGTGTTGGAACGAGCGCTAAGCCAGCTGAAAACAGCACTTTCAGCTGCTAAGCTCGGGCTGACGGATGAACAGATGGCGGAGCTTTCCAAACCGGTTCCGTTCCAAAAGGTGGCATTGGAAAAAAACGCGAAGACGGAAGAGGAGCTGAACGAAGCGCGCTCTCTCGTTTATGTCCTTCTGTTCGCGATGTATATGTTCGTCTTGATGTATGGCGGCATGATCGCGACGGAGGTGGCGACGGAAAAATCGTCGCGCGTGATGGAAATTTTAGTGTCAAGCGTCCCGCCAGTCCAACAGCTGTTTGGCAAAATCATCGGCGTTGCGCTTGTCAGCTTGACGCAATTTTTCGTGTTTTTCGCCGTTGCGTTCGCCGCGTTAAAAACGAGCGGACAGGAAGTGTGGCGTTTCCTCGGATTGGATCACCTGCCGGCCTCAATCTTTGTGTATGCACTCGTTTTTTTCTTGCTCGGTTACCTCTTGTACGCGGTGCTGTTTGCCGTGCTCGGTTCGCTCGTCAGCCGGGTTGAGGATGTACAGCCGGCGATTACGCCGGTCATGATGCTGGTTGTCGCTGCCTTTATGATCGCGATGTTTGGCTTGAATGCGCCAGAGTCGGCGTTCGTGACCGGCGCTTCGTTCGTTCCCTTTTTCGCGCCGATGCTCATGTTTTTGCGCATTGGCCTCGTTTCCGTGCCGGGATGGGAAGTGGCGCTTTGCCTTGCGCTTTTGGCGGCGACGATTGCCTTGCTCATTTATTTTGGCGCCAAAGTGTACCGAGGCGGCGTGCTGATGTATGGACGAATGAACATTTTCAAGGATATAAAACAGGCCATCCAGCTGACAAAAAAATAA
- a CDS encoding ABC transporter ATP-binding protein — MSLEIIDVTKRFGQTTAVDHLTLTVPEGKMFGLLGANGAGKTTTFRMILGLLLPTEGTIRWQGESIDYSKSHLIGYLPEERGLYPKLKVQEQLLYLGRLRGMKKADIVPEINRWLERFHIRDYANKRVEELSKGNQQKIQFIAAVLHRPNLLILDEPFSGLDPVNVELLKEAVLDLKRNGTTIVFSSHRMEHVEELCEHVCILRRGRAVVAGALRELKRSFGKQILIIQGDGPFEQLARFPGVLQWKRTAEGVRLQIANEETAQAILGHIAGKFAVRLFALEEPSLNDIFIEKVGAAYE; from the coding sequence ATGAGTTTAGAGATCATTGATGTGACGAAGCGATTTGGTCAGACGACGGCTGTTGATCATTTGACGTTGACGGTTCCAGAAGGGAAAATGTTTGGATTGCTTGGGGCAAATGGAGCGGGAAAAACGACAACCTTTCGGATGATTTTAGGGCTCCTATTGCCGACAGAAGGCACGATTCGGTGGCAAGGAGAATCGATTGATTACTCTAAAAGTCACCTGATCGGTTATTTGCCGGAAGAGCGCGGATTGTATCCGAAGTTGAAAGTGCAAGAGCAGCTTTTGTATTTAGGACGGTTGCGCGGAATGAAAAAGGCCGATATTGTCCCAGAAATCAATCGCTGGCTCGAGCGTTTTCATATCCGTGATTACGCCAACAAGCGGGTTGAGGAGTTGTCGAAAGGCAACCAACAAAAAATCCAGTTTATTGCCGCTGTGCTTCATCGACCGAATCTATTAATCTTAGATGAGCCTTTCAGTGGACTTGATCCGGTAAACGTCGAGCTGTTGAAAGAGGCGGTGCTTGATTTAAAACGAAACGGAACAACCATTGTTTTTTCAAGTCATCGGATGGAACACGTCGAAGAGTTGTGCGAGCATGTATGCATTTTGCGCCGCGGCCGCGCGGTGGTGGCGGGAGCGCTGCGTGAACTGAAACGTTCGTTTGGCAAGCAAATTCTTATCATTCAAGGAGACGGACCGTTTGAACAATTGGCGCGGTTTCCTGGTGTTTTGCAGTGGAAGCGGACGGCGGAAGGGGTGCGGCTGCAAATCGCCAATGAGGAGACGGCGCAAGCGATACTCGGTCATATAGCAGGAAAATTCGCGGTTCGTCTGTTTGCCTTGGAGGAACCGTCTCTGAATGATATCTTTATTGAAAAAGTAGGTGCGGCGTATGAATAA
- a CDS encoding YhzD family protein: MPTYTLTAFERNGEKLLDETFEAANDEEAKKIGEQKLRERGCFDKTHRCVNASGKLILFHR; the protein is encoded by the coding sequence ATGCCGACGTATACGTTGACCGCTTTTGAACGTAATGGAGAAAAGTTGCTTGATGAGACATTTGAAGCGGCCAATGATGAGGAAGCAAAAAAAATCGGCGAACAGAAGCTGCGCGAACGCGGCTGTTTTGATAAGACACATCGCTGCGTCAACGCAAGCGGCAAGCTGATTTTGTTTCACCGCTAA
- a CDS encoding coproporphyrinogen III oxidase, which yields MNVRIEIQGLPNPERFQRPLEVMSELFFESAALSFTPLPEADISVSFTVNENGRITVSGTLADRTSGRVEEAGHEHEAPAEADGKAREKQLKNAVFHVYITLLERYTGIVQPWGILTGVRPVKLLHQLLRSGMTKEEAHRKLAQEYLVTKEKIELMQAIVDRQLTVVPDLYDLAHEVSIYIGIPFCPTKCAYCTFPAYAINGRQGSVDAFLAGLHYEMEAVGRFLRERGIRITTIYYGGGTPTSITAEEMDRLYAHMYNVFPDVDRIREITVEAGRPDTITPEKLDVLKKWRIDRISINPQSYIQETLKAIGRHHTVEETINKFHLARKMGMNNINMDLIIGLPGEGLPEFTHTLAETERLMPESLTVHTLSFKRASEMTKNKQKYKVAGREEIQAMMKAAEEWTSKHGYVPYYLYRQKNILGNLENVGYALPGHESIYNIMIMEEQQSIIGLGCGASSKFVDPKTRKLTRQANPKEPKVYNEHFMEYTEEKLTIMAALFG from the coding sequence ATGAACGTGCGTATCGAAATTCAAGGACTGCCGAATCCCGAACGGTTTCAGCGTCCGCTCGAAGTGATGAGCGAGCTGTTTTTTGAATCGGCCGCGCTTTCATTTACGCCGCTTCCGGAAGCGGATATCTCCGTTTCGTTTACTGTTAACGAGAACGGCCGCATCACCGTTTCCGGAACGCTGGCGGATCGGACGTCCGGGCGCGTCGAGGAGGCCGGGCATGAGCATGAGGCGCCGGCTGAAGCCGATGGAAAAGCGCGCGAAAAACAGTTGAAAAACGCGGTTTTCCATGTGTATATAACGCTTCTTGAACGTTATACCGGCATCGTGCAGCCGTGGGGCATTTTAACCGGCGTCCGCCCGGTGAAGCTGCTTCATCAGCTGCTGCGTTCCGGGATGACGAAAGAAGAGGCGCATCGGAAGCTAGCGCAAGAATATTTAGTAACAAAAGAAAAAATCGAGCTCATGCAAGCGATCGTTGACCGCCAGCTCACGGTGGTGCCGGACTTGTACGATTTGGCCCATGAAGTGAGCATTTATATCGGCATTCCGTTTTGTCCGACGAAATGTGCGTACTGCACGTTTCCGGCGTATGCAATCAACGGCCGCCAAGGGTCGGTTGACGCCTTTTTAGCCGGGCTTCATTACGAAATGGAAGCGGTCGGCCGCTTTTTGCGCGAACGCGGCATCCGGATTACGACGATTTATTACGGCGGCGGGACGCCGACGAGCATTACGGCCGAGGAAATGGACCGGCTGTACGCCCATATGTACAACGTATTTCCAGATGTCGACCGCATCCGTGAAATAACCGTCGAAGCTGGGCGGCCGGACACGATTACGCCAGAAAAGCTTGACGTCTTGAAAAAATGGCGGATCGACCGCATTAGCATCAATCCGCAATCGTATATCCAAGAGACGTTAAAAGCGATCGGCCGCCATCATACTGTTGAGGAAACGATCAACAAATTTCACTTGGCACGAAAAATGGGGATGAACAATATTAATATGGACTTAATTATCGGCCTGCCTGGCGAAGGGCTGCCGGAGTTTACGCATACGCTCGCCGAGACGGAACGGCTCATGCCGGAGTCGCTCACCGTTCATACGCTGTCGTTTAAGCGGGCTTCGGAAATGACGAAAAACAAACAAAAGTATAAAGTCGCCGGCCGCGAAGAAATACAGGCGATGATGAAAGCGGCCGAAGAGTGGACGAGCAAGCATGGTTATGTGCCGTATTATTTGTATCGGCAAAAAAATATTCTCGGCAATCTCGAAAATGTCGGTTACGCCTTGCCGGGACATGAGAGCATTTACAATATTATGATCATGGAAGAGCAGCAGTCGATCATCGGACTCGGCTGCGGGGCGTCAAGCAAATTTGTCGACCCGAAAACAAGGAAACTCACCCGTCAGGCGAATCCGAAAGAGCCGAAGGTGTATAACGAACATTTTATGGAATATACAGAAGAAAAATTGACCATCATGGCCGCCTTGTTTGGCTGA
- a CDS encoding Cof-type HAD-IIB family hydrolase has protein sequence MYKLLALNIDGTILKNNGRLPRETKEAVDYVKRKGVYVTLITSRNLLSARKVAKALRLDGLLITFQGAIIGKTLDDKLFEAVIPEERTFNIVQILENFNCNIRLMHERYSLGNRKKVKKNLVVQTVLSSSDPFFYPTQFVDSLGDVLIDEPMAVPKMDVYFAGDAERDEAAAVLAKSVPSIDMIMQPGGKMEIVPQGVSKLAGLRRLAQHIGVSLKETVVIGDGVDDLPVIEAAGLGVAMGNAPAEVKRAADWVTRSNEQLGVAYMVKEHFRKQQRIEFLQKLKTKQ, from the coding sequence GTGTATAAGCTGTTAGCGCTCAACATCGATGGAACCATTTTGAAAAATAACGGCCGCCTGCCGCGCGAAACGAAAGAGGCGGTCGACTATGTGAAGCGAAAAGGGGTTTACGTCACATTAATCACGAGCCGCAATTTGCTCTCCGCCCGCAAAGTGGCCAAAGCGCTGCGGCTTGATGGGTTGCTTATCACCTTTCAAGGGGCGATCATCGGCAAAACGCTTGATGACAAGCTGTTTGAGGCGGTAATTCCAGAAGAGCGGACGTTTAACATTGTGCAGATTTTGGAAAACTTTAACTGCAATATTCGTCTGATGCATGAGCGGTATTCGCTCGGCAACCGGAAAAAAGTGAAAAAAAATCTCGTCGTACAGACAGTGCTCTCGTCAAGCGATCCGTTTTTCTACCCGACCCAGTTTGTCGATTCGCTCGGCGATGTGCTGATCGACGAACCGATGGCCGTGCCGAAAATGGATGTCTATTTTGCCGGGGATGCGGAGCGGGATGAAGCCGCGGCTGTGCTGGCGAAATCCGTTCCGTCCATTGATATGATTATGCAGCCGGGCGGAAAAATGGAAATTGTCCCGCAAGGCGTATCCAAGCTCGCTGGGCTGCGCCGGCTCGCTCAGCATATCGGCGTATCGCTCAAAGAAACGGTAGTGATCGGCGATGGCGTTGACGACTTGCCGGTGATTGAGGCGGCTGGGCTTGGCGTCGCCATGGGCAATGCGCCGGCCGAGGTGAAGCGGGCAGCCGACTGGGTGACGCGCTCGAACGAACAGCTCGGCGTCGCTTACATGGTAAAAGAACATTTCCGCAAACAACAGCGAATCGAATTTTTGCAAAAACTTAAAACGAAACAGTAA
- a CDS encoding YlbF family regulator, with translation MSESLHALARQLEQAIRASQPFQQLKHAYEDVRRDETAYRLFANFRDIQLRLHEKQMRGAAILPDEMEQAQKAMALAQQNAKLARLMALEQQMSMTIAEVQQIAMKPLEELHRSLMGEK, from the coding sequence ATGTCTGAATCTCTTCACGCGCTCGCCAGACAGCTTGAGCAGGCGATTCGGGCGAGCCAGCCATTTCAGCAGCTGAAACACGCGTACGAAGATGTCCGTCGTGATGAAACCGCCTACCGGCTGTTTGCCAACTTCCGCGACATTCAGCTCCGGCTGCACGAAAAACAAATGCGCGGAGCGGCCATCTTGCCGGATGAAATGGAACAGGCGCAAAAGGCGATGGCGCTCGCCCAGCAAAACGCCAAATTAGCTCGCTTGATGGCACTCGAGCAGCAAATGAGCATGACGATCGCTGAAGTCCAACAGATCGCCATGAAACCGCTCGAAGAGTTGCATCGTTCGTTGATGGGAGAAAAATAG
- a CDS encoding DUF445 domain-containing protein, producing MDTFVYLVFMMAVGALIGGVTNFIAIVMLFRPYEPIYIGGKRLPLTPGLIPKRKRELAEQLGKTVVEHLVTPEGLRRKLTDSAFAAGAADWGREWLKRWLSRRETPAQLLERLSVHLPDERLSELAAEQAEQAYERWGETWRLRPIRDLLPPELKGAMEARIDTLADYLADRVLDYFSSEEGKRQLAGMVDRFFQERGMVGGMLHMLLGNVNLVDKVQSELSKFLRHAGTRTMLARLLWTEWNKWLDYPLAAVEGMIGRQRIHEAVRAAARRLVRSNGWLHRPIAELVAPYEQELFDRLVPQATGKAIHVLGDKIEGIVAQLGLADIVRDQVESFSLRRLEAIILSIARRELKMITYLGALLGALIGAVQGTIGLWL from the coding sequence ATGGACACGTTCGTTTATTTGGTGTTTATGATGGCGGTCGGGGCGCTCATCGGCGGGGTGACGAACTTTATCGCGATCGTCATGTTGTTTCGCCCATATGAACCAATCTACATAGGCGGGAAGCGGCTGCCGCTAACTCCCGGCTTGATCCCGAAACGGAAGCGGGAACTCGCCGAACAGCTCGGGAAAACGGTCGTTGAGCATTTAGTGACGCCGGAAGGGCTGCGGCGCAAGCTCACCGATTCTGCCTTCGCGGCGGGGGCGGCTGATTGGGGGCGCGAATGGTTGAAACGGTGGCTTTCGCGCCGGGAAACACCGGCCCAACTGCTTGAACGCCTCAGCGTCCATTTGCCTGATGAGCGGCTTAGTGAGCTGGCAGCTGAACAAGCGGAGCAGGCGTATGAACGATGGGGGGAAACGTGGCGTCTGCGGCCTATTCGCGATCTATTGCCGCCGGAATTGAAGGGGGCGATGGAGGCGCGCATCGACACATTGGCCGACTACTTGGCTGACCGGGTGCTTGACTATTTCAGCAGCGAAGAAGGAAAACGGCAGCTGGCGGGCATGGTTGACCGCTTTTTCCAAGAGAGAGGGATGGTCGGAGGCATGTTGCACATGTTGCTCGGCAATGTCAATCTCGTTGATAAAGTGCAATCGGAGCTGAGCAAATTTTTACGCCATGCCGGTACAAGAACGATGCTAGCCCGCCTTCTTTGGACGGAATGGAACAAGTGGCTCGACTATCCGCTGGCCGCTGTGGAAGGGATGATCGGGCGCCAGCGTATTCACGAGGCGGTGCGCGCCGCCGCCCGTCGTCTTGTGCGGAGCAACGGCTGGCTGCACCGCCCCATCGCCGAGCTTGTCGCTCCGTATGAACAGGAACTGTTTGACCGTCTCGTTCCACAGGCAACGGGCAAAGCGATCCATGTGCTTGGTGATAAGATCGAGGGAATCGTGGCGCAGCTTGGATTGGCAGACATTGTCCGCGATCAAGTGGAGTCGTTTTCACTAAGAAGATTAGAGGCGATCATTTTATCAATTGCCCGCCGCGAGCTGAAAATGATTACGTATTTGGGCGCTTTGCTTGGCGCGCTGATCGGCGCCGTTCAAGGCACGATCGGCTTATGGCTGTAG
- a CDS encoding YheC/YheD family protein: protein MSKQRTVAVLTEIKETSEQTSFRSIHRFCEELAQYGKERGLFFYVTSPSLYLQRTGYQWIDGEWAKRDVPPADVVYNRLHSRQSEHSPLFAELLIRLAEEGGAMFNRRFLHKWEVYRLFERHEYLHPHLPKTALWSSEDVLESFLGAFPSVFLKPIHGSQGRGIFCLERSDGGIRLRHSTSASAAIYSSTDTLASALRRRTKLPMIVQQGLELRTLDGRPVDFRLLCHRVRNNHWRVTSAVARVAPPDQFVANLARGGELMAINAVLRKWHTASDAFHQKQLLKEIAIEAATVLAFEAEGLYGEFGIDLAIDVHGQPWIIEVNTKPSKQTETTAASQTVRPSAKAIIDYCLTLIEEKE from the coding sequence ATGAGCAAACAACGAACCGTTGCCGTGCTGACGGAAATAAAGGAAACAAGTGAACAAACATCGTTTAGGTCCATTCATCGTTTTTGCGAAGAATTGGCGCAATACGGGAAAGAGCGCGGCCTCTTTTTTTACGTCACATCGCCGTCGCTTTACTTGCAGCGCACCGGCTATCAATGGATTGACGGCGAGTGGGCGAAACGGGACGTGCCCCCGGCTGACGTGGTCTACAACCGGCTTCACTCGCGGCAATCGGAACATTCTCCTTTGTTCGCTGAATTGCTCATCCGTCTTGCCGAGGAAGGCGGGGCGATGTTCAACCGCCGTTTTTTGCATAAATGGGAAGTATACCGCCTGTTCGAGCGTCACGAATACTTGCACCCGCATTTGCCCAAAACGGCGTTATGGAGCAGCGAGGATGTGCTGGAGTCATTTCTCGGCGCCTTCCCATCCGTCTTTCTCAAACCGATCCACGGCAGTCAAGGACGGGGGATCTTCTGCCTTGAACGTTCAGACGGCGGAATTCGCCTTCGCCATTCCACTTCCGCTTCAGCAGCCATATACAGCTCAACAGACACATTAGCTTCCGCTTTACGGCGACGAACGAAGCTGCCAATGATCGTTCAACAAGGGCTTGAGCTCCGCACGCTTGACGGCCGCCCGGTCGATTTCCGGCTCCTTTGCCATCGCGTCCGCAACAATCATTGGCGCGTCACCTCAGCCGTTGCCCGCGTAGCGCCGCCCGATCAGTTTGTGGCCAACCTCGCCCGCGGCGGGGAACTGATGGCGATCAATGCGGTATTGCGGAAATGGCATACGGCGTCGGACGCCTTCCACCAAAAACAGCTTCTCAAAGAAATTGCAATTGAAGCAGCGACTGTGCTCGCGTTCGAGGCGGAAGGGCTGTACGGGGAGTTTGGCATCGATCTCGCCATCGATGTTCATGGGCAGCCATGGATCATTGAGGTGAATACAAAGCCGTCGAAACAGACAGAGACGACGGCTGCCTCACAAACCGTTCGCCCGTCGGCGAAAGCGATTATTGACTACTGTTTGACACTGATAGAGGAAAAGGAGTGA